A single window of Channa argus isolate prfri chromosome 12, Channa argus male v1.0, whole genome shotgun sequence DNA harbors:
- the LOC137137941 gene encoding coxsackievirus and adenovirus receptor-like, which produces MAVLSSSLLWKCLLVCVLVSFAEGQEILTAQPGDSVTLPCKVPSNMSVLAVLWTRPDLKSEYVFFYRDAQSDSDKQHPAFINRVELKDKQMKDGDVSLVMTDVMINDSGTYECRVVHRRIERRKRSVWDTEPISSINVNVQPSVDSRGHVGLIVGLVAAVGLVTAVVIFMKCKRQTGSSELRPADEAGVNMLNMAPLNSTHLCHQVIHSETV; this is translated from the exons ATGGCTGttctcagctcctccctccTGTGGAAGTGCCTTTTAGTGTGTGTCCTGGTTTCATTTGCTGAAG GGCAGGAAATCCTCACAGCTCAGCCTGGAGACAGTGTCACTCTGCCATGTAAAGTTCCCAGCAACATGAGCGTCTTAGCTGTGTTGTGGACAAGACCTGACCTGAAGTCAGAATATGTCTTTTTCTACAGAGACGCTCAGTCTGATTCCGATAAGCAGCATCCAGCTTTTATCAATCGGGTGGAGCTGAAGGACAAACAGATGAAGGACGGAGACGTGTCTTTGGTGATGACGGACGTGATGATTAATGACAGTGGAACGTACGAGTGTCGTGTCGTCCACAGAAGAATAGAACGAAGAAAGAGGTCCGTGTGGGACACTGAGCCCATCAGCAGCATCAATGTAAATGTTCAACCATCAGTGGACAGCAGAGGACATGTGGGACTAATAGTTGgtcttgttgctgctgttggtcTTGTTACTGCTGTTGTGATCTTCATGAAGTGTAAGAGACAAACAGGGAGTTCAGAGCTCCGTCCTGCTGATGAAGCTGGTGTGAACATGCTCAACATGGCTCCACTCAACTCCACTCACCTCTGTCACCAGGTGATTCATTCAGAGACAGTATGA
- the LOC137137933 gene encoding carcinoembryonic antigen-related cell adhesion molecule 20-like: protein MKQRSLQWLLWLTSVFCCSSHQARLTVSPSSSQFFQWKTVSLSCEEDDSTAEWTLRRNTTMDSRTECGADWGEQAGSSCTITGILPWDSGVYWCESREGSTSSSIIITVTGGAVILQSPVLPVMEGHDVSLRCAMKNSSKLPADFYKDGSLIRTEPTGHMTIHHVTKSDEGLYKCHISSHGESPPSWIYVTDNPTTPPPSTTPLKSTPSSAATSLPLVFRLLLHLVVFCPYFISTVLVVSLYRHRPTGNDLPVSMATVASNQDINDVVDVNTEYHF from the exons ATGAAGCAAAGGTCTCTTCAGTGGCTGCTCT GGCTGACCTCAGTGTTCTGCTGCTCATCCCATCAAG CTcgtctgactgtgagtcccagcagctcacagttttttcAGTGGAAGactgtgtctctgagctgtgaggaggatGACAGCACTGCTGAatggacactgaggaggaacacGACCATGGACAGCAGGACTGAGTGTGGAGCTGACTGGGGAGAACAAGCTGGTTCTTCCTGTACCATAACTGGCATCCTCCCatgggacagtggagtttactggtgtgagtccagagagggatcaaccagtagcagcatcatcatcactgtcactg gtggagcagtgatcctgcagagtcctgtcctccctgtgatggagggacatgatgtctctctgcgcTGTGCAATGAAGAActcctccaagctcccagctgatttctataaagatggctccctcatcaggactgagcctacaggtcacatgaccatccaccatgttaccaagtctgatgaaggcctctacaagtgtcacatcagcagtcatggagagtctccacccagctggatctacgtcacag ATAATCCTACAACACCTCCTCCATCTACCACACCCCTTAAATCAACCCCATCCTCTGCTGCAACCTCCCTCCCTCTGGTGTTCAGACTGCtcctccacctggtggtgttctgTCCATACTTCATCTCCACTGTTCTCGTGGTGTCTTTATATCGACACAGACCCACAG GAAATGACCTACcagtctccatggcaacagtaGCATCCAACCAGGACATCAATGACGTTGTGGATGTCAACACTGAGTATCACTTCTGA
- the LOC137137939 gene encoding myelin-oligodendrocyte glycoprotein-like, with protein sequence MLHLGPVSRTFLLLLCLFVSVFLQGNSGQLNITAHPGQNITLPCQAPVSKDFIAVEWTRSDLKPSQYVFFFRNGRSDKTHQHPSFVNRVDLLDRQMKDGNLSLNLRNVNSSDHGTYECRVKEKERRRVLRGVINSEPVNVIRLTVTDSDLTPEGVNKGGPVGLGAGLVVLGVLALLLLVFGAIGFVVYKKCKGHNNPNSYQPPLEQDVTSSV encoded by the exons ATGCTGCATCTTGGGCCAGTTTCTAGAACATTCTtattgctgctgtgtttgttcGTGAGCGTGTTTCTTCAAGGGAACAGCG GTCAGCTGAACATCACCGCCCACCCTGGACAAAACATCACTCTACCGTGTCAGGCTCCTGTCTCCAAAGACTTCATTGCTGTGGAGTGGACCAGATCTGACCTGAAACCATCACAGTACGTCTTTTTTTTCCGTAATGGTCGCAGTGATAAAACCCACCAGCATCCATCCTTTGTTAACCGAGTGGACCTCCTGGACAGACAGATGAAGGATGGAAATCTGTCTTTGAATCTGAGGAATGTGAACAGCAGCGACCATGGAACGTACGAGTGTCGagtcaaagagaaagaaaggagacgCGTTTTAAGAGGTGTTATTAATTCTGAGCCCGTCAACGTCATCAGACTCACTGTTACAGATTCAG ATCTCACTCCTGAAGGCGTCAACAAGGGTGGACCTGTTGGACTGGGAGCTGGTTTGGTGGTTCTTGGTGTTCTGGCTCTGcttcttcttgtttttggtGCTATTGGTTTTGTGGtctacaaaaaatgtaaaggacACAATAATCCAAATTCATACCAACCTCCTCTTGAACAAGACGTTACATCAAGCGTGTAG
- the LOC137137916 gene encoding V-set domain containing T-cell activation inhibitor 1-like: protein MSSSTWTFCMCLLTCLLNWSVSEVKTVQPGEDVFLLCQGPRGADIIFVEWIRPDLESKGSVFFFRDDRNYENYQHPSFHGRVELRDPQMKDGDASVILKNVNIKDSGTYECYVRIKGSRSELISIVHLKVKDSDHQQITVKTGYDVTLQCRDPRGGDIEVLEWRRQDLEEDVFVCRHGSMSEDLQHPSFKNRVKLRNPEMKDGEVSVILEKVKISDTGTYECYVKQSESKRWKRAVNLKDPDDAELITTITMTVTDSGDGAGAKWVGGVKDEHLGLVVGLSVVTVILIVFVVNFVICKTFKRLKKQNHKPPVEEAADPELDS, encoded by the exons ATGTCTTCTTCTACATGGACCTTCTGTATGTGTCTCCTCACATGTCTCCTGAACTGGTCTGTCTCTGAAG TGAAAACAGTTCAACCTGGAGAAGACGTCTTTCTTCTGTGTCAGGGTCCCAGAGGTGCTGACATCATATTTGTAGAGTGGATCAGACCTGATCTGGAATCAAAAGgttctgtcttcttcttcagAGATGATCGTAATTATGAAAACTACCAGCATCCATCTTTTCATGGGCGAGTGGAGCTGAGAGATCCACAGATGAAGGACGGAGACGCAtctgtgattctgaagaacGTCAACATCAAAGACAgtggaacatatgagtgttatgTTAGAATCAAAGGAAGCAGGTCTGAGCTCATCAGCATCGTCCACCTGAAGGTTAAAGACTCAG ACCATCAACAGATCACAGTGAAGACTGGATATGATGTTACTCTTCAGTGTCGGGATCCCAGAGGTGGAGACATCGAAGTATTAGAGTGGAGGAGACAGGACCTGGAGGAAGACGTCTTTGTTTGTAGACATGGGAGCATGTCTGAAGACCTCCAGCATCCATCTTTTAAGAACCGAGTGAAGCTGAGAAATCCAGAGATGAAGGATGGAGAAGTTTCTGTGATTCTGGAGAAAGTGAAAATTAGTgacactggaacatatgagtgttatgTTAAACAGAGTGAATCTAAAAGATGGAAAAGAGCTGTTAATTTGAAGGATCCTGATGATGCTGAGCTCATTACCACCATTACCATGACAGTCACAGactcag gTGATGGAGCTGGAGCCAAATGGGTTGGAGGAGTCAAGGATGAACATCTTGGACTGGTTGTTGGTCTGTCAGTTGTTACAGTgattcttattgtttttgttgtcaattttgtaatttgtaaaacatttaaaagactcAAAAAGCAGAATCACAAACCACCTGTTGAAGAAGCAGCTGATCCTGAGCTTGACTCCTGA
- the LOC137137925 gene encoding low affinity immunoglobulin gamma Fc region receptor III-like translates to MIEEKSLLCLLSVIPLLCCTKIRASLTANTNSSQLFEEAFVSLTCEEDDNSAGWTLRRNTTEGHISQCGDGWGRSFGSSCYITYILPWDSGVYWCESREGSTSNSITITVTGGAVILQSPVLPVMEGHDVSLHCQTKRPPSKLPADFYKDGSLIRTEPTGQVTIHHVTKSDEGLYKCHISSHGESPPSWIYVTEKTTSPPFTYISKAISISIPPTIRTTPSASSTSSIFGLFYSSTWWCSVHTSSPLSSWCLYIDTGNDLLFSRATTEATQEVVEVVGVSCYTGEMLVMNLELLINT, encoded by the exons ATGATTGAGGAAAAATCTCTACTGTGTCTGCTCT CTGTGATCCCACTACTGTGCTGCACAAAGATCAGAG CCTCTCTGACTGCAAACACCAATAGCTCTCAGCTGTTTGAAGAGGCGTTTGTGTCTCTGACCTGTGAGGAGGACGACAactctgctggatggacactgaggaggaacacaacagAAGGACATATTTCTCAGTGTGGAGATGGTTGGGGAAGATCATTTGGTTCCTCCTGTTACATTACCTACATCCTCCCatgggacagtggagtttactggtgtgagtccagagagggatcaaccagtaacagcatcaccatcactgtcactg gtggagcagtgatcctgcagagtcctgtcctccctgtgatggagggacatgatgtctctctgcactgtcaaacaaagaggcctccctccaagctcccagctgatttctataaagatggctccctcatcaggactgagcctacaggtcaggtgaccatccaccatgttaccaagtctgatgaaggcctctacaagtgtcacatcagcagtcatggagagtctccacccagctggatctacgtcacag aaaaaACTACATCACCTCCATTTACCTACATATCCAAAGCCATATCCATATCGATACCACCAACAATTAGAACCACACCCTCTGCCTCCAGCACCTCCTCGATCTTTGGTTTATTCTACtcctccacctggtggtgttctgtccatacttcatctccactgtcctcaTGGTGTCTTTATATCGACACAG GAAATGACCTGCTCTTCTCCAGGGCGACAACTGAAGCCACCCAGGAAGTTGTTGAGGTTGTTGGGGTCTCCTGTTACACTGGTGAGATGCTGGTTATGAATTTGGAATtgttaataaacacataa